The following nucleotide sequence is from Drosophila simulans strain w501 chromosome 3L, Prin_Dsim_3.1, whole genome shotgun sequence.
GGCGACATGACGATGAGGCAGAAGTACAGGTAAGAGGTGGACTCCTGATAGTTGCCGCACTCGTAGAGGTACTTGGCCAGCTTGTAGGCGCTCTCCAGGTGCTCCACCTTAAAGTTGTAGTCCTTCTGCAGGGCGTTGACGAAGGTCTTCGAGTCCTTCATGCTCTCACCGTTCTTGAGAATGTCGGTGGCCTTCATGATGGGTGCCACCTCGTTCTGCAGCTGCTTGAGCGTGGCCAGGACCTCCGCCTTGCGCTGCACGAGCTCCTCGGGCATCTCCTGGCTGAGATTGAGACGCTTGCGGGTGTCCATCGTGTAATCGATCATGTTCGTCTTGTTCACCGTCTCCAAAATGTACTCCAGCAGCTCCTGctggttgtagatctgcaaAGAAAGTCACACATATGTAGATTTCCCATAGTTATGTACTGGTGACTCGGCAACCGCCAGCGGAGCACCGCCTGGTCGCTTTTCTAACCTCCTTGCCGCACAAGAACTCCAGCAGCGGGAATGTCAAGTGCCTGTCCAAAAACTGGCAATTGATGCGTGTCAGGTCGAAATTAGCCATGATTGCTGCTGTTTCACTATGTTTTCACAACGAAATTTACACGCAAAATTGGCAGAAAAATACGCGTGCGAGGGCAGACAGTGTGCCCAGAGACGAAAAGAGTGACGCCCGCTCAGAGTTACCAGCGGGTGGAAATACGGAAACGACATTAAATACCATAACCCCGAACCGGtatttttttaagcttttaaaatggcgcatttatttaaaaaacattaattcattaatttttaacaCGGCTgttatcattttattattaaaaaaaaaataattattaaatattttctctaTGACAATAAATTCTTATTCCTTTAAACTTTCATGCTCTATGTATATAAAGTaccaataattttaaatttaaagttatacACACAGCAAaggtttttaatttcaagctTTCACTCGTTGCACGCAGCTCTAATTTCTGATGATCTATTTAAGTATAAAATTTATCTAAAAATGCCTctcttttaaaattattaataaatatatttcaagtAATTTGCCCCTCAAATACaaaacacatatgtatatcaacTCATCGGACAAAtgctttttaataatttgaatatttatttcatcaAATACttgcacataaatatatttatatagagaTGTATGTATAAGGGTATACATTTGggttaaatatgttttgtataAATTGTGTAATTCTTTGTATTCGCACATTTAACTGCCAAAGAGCACATTTGTTTTAACAATAGCCACTTAGGTACATTTGCGGTCAACGGTCGAATGCAGttcaaaacacacaaacaacatCTATAAAAATGCGTTTCGATATTGGCCGAGTTTAATACATTGCTCTGTCTGTATATACGATTTATGGATTGTATATAGGAGGGTGGAGATCAGCATATCAATTTTCACttcatatattttgtttgcatagATTAGGCAACACAAGCTAAAACAACAttgaaaaaatgcattttctaaatatttaatcttcaattaattttctgtttaaCGATAACGGTAAGTTTCTAGTTATTGTCCTTAGATTTTTTGTTGGATATTCGATTTCCgttaagatatacatataagtatTCGATTGGCTTCAATCAGCATTTCAGTTTGCACTCTTAATTGACTCCTGccgcagcatcatcatcatcacctaTGGAGGGCATCTCGACGAACCACTAACTTTTCCCAGCCAGCTTTGcgatcaaaataaaactaaatgaaacgtgtttcgttttggtttggtGTGTAAAAAACTCAAGTCTTTTTAGtgtaaactaaactaaaatcgcgaaaataaaaatcacaaatcGTTAAAGAATTTCGCACTATAGGCTAAGGACGATGCACGCACACAAAACTTGATATTAGCTGCTCTGGCTGCCTCTGCGGATCCTTCTTAGGATGTCCCGATGACGCCACCAGGTCCTGGAAGCCCACTGGGACGGCCGGTCAGATAGGAATCCACCTGGCGTGCGGCCTGGCGACCCTCGGTAATGGCCCAGACGACCAGCGACTGGCCACGTCGGCAATCTGCAAAGAACAGGagttaaattaacatttttgtcaTAAAAGATACAGAAATCGTTCACATTTTAACTCTTAATACTAAGTATATGAAACATAAAACTTACCTCCTGCCGCAAAGACCTTGGAGTTCGAGGTGCCATACTGTCCGTTGGATGCCTTGATGTTGCCGCGCGGGTCTAGCTCCAGGCCCAGTTCGCTCGGCACCGTCTTCTCCGGACCCAGGAAGCCCATGGCCAGGAGAATAAGGTCTGCGGGGAAGTACTTCTCCGAACCGGCCACCTCCTGCATGCGCCACTGGCCCGTTTCCGTCTTGGTCCACTCCACCTCGACGGTGTTCACGCCCTTGATGGCTCCATTTTCACCCACAAACTccttggtggtggtgcagtaCTGGCGCGGATCTTTACCCCACTTGAGCTTCACCTCCTCGTGTCCGTAGTCCACGCGGAAGACCTTCGGCCACTGGGGCCAGGGGTTGTCCTCAGCACGCTTCTGTGGCGGTTCCGGAAGGATCTCGAATGTAGTGATACTCTTGGCGCCTTGACGCAACGACGTGGCAATGCAATCGCATCCGGTATCGCCAccgccgatgatgatgacattCTTGCCAGCGGCAGAGATTATATCATTCTTGCCGCCcagctgcttcttctgctgcGCCTCCAGGAATTCCATAGCAAAGTGAATGCCCTTCAGGTCACGGTTGGCTAGCGGCAAGTCACGGGGCCAGGTGGAGCCAGTGGTGAGGAGGACGGCATCATACCTGTTGAAAATGTCGAGAGTAATAAGTAAAGTTACGTTAAGATTGTTACGGAATAGTTAATATTCCCTTAAATGTTGAGCACCCGATCGCGGCAAAGTCGTCAAGAATGTTTGGATCACCTTAAATGTTCAATTATACTTACTCCTGCAGCAGTTGCTCGGCCTTGAGGTCCTTGCCCACATGGACATTGGTGCGGAACTCGATACCCTCGTCAGCCATCAGATCTACCCGCCGCTTGACCACCTCCTTGGAAAGCTTCATCGTGGGAATACCATACTGCAAGAGTCCACCAACGCGATCGTTGCGCTCGAAAACGGTGACAAAGTGACCGGCGCGGTTCAGCTGCTGCGAGGCGGCCAAGCCGGAAGGTCCTGATCCCACAATCGCAACTCGTTTGCCAGTGCGCACTTCCGGGATCTCTGGTTTAATCCAACCCTGCTCGAAGGCATGATCGATGATGGCGCATTCGATGTTCTTGATCGTTACAGCTGGCTCGGAGATGCCCAAAACGCAGGAACCCTCGCAGGGAGCGGGGCATACTCGACCAGTGAACTCCGGGAAGTTGTTGGTCTGCAGCAGTTGACGCAGAGCCTCCTGCCACTCGCCGTGGAAAACGAGGTCGTTCCACTTGGGAATGATGTTACCGAGCGGACAGCCCGTGGAATTGGACTGACAGAAGGGCACACCGCATTCCATGCAGCGAGCTGCTTGAACCTTGAGGTTCTTGCGCACATGTGGGAAGTTGTAGACTTCATCCCAATCCTTCTGTCGCTCTCCAGCATCTCGGTACGGAGCCGATTCCCTCTTGTACTTTACAAAGCCGCGGGTCTTGTCCAGCACGCGATCGGCACGCTTCTGCTCGAGCACCACGTCCTGAATCGCCTCCTCGATGTCCTTGATGTGCGGTTCATGCTTTCCGTTTCCATTCTCGATGGCGGACTTCAGGGGCTGCTCCACTGCTTGTTGTTCGGCCATGTCCTTCAGAGCCTTTTGGTATTCATAGGGGAAGACCTTGACAAACTTGCCCTGGGCTTCGGCCCAGTTGTCTAGCAACTCCTTGGCCACCTTCGAGCCTGTCTTCTCAAGGAAATCAGCCAAGAGTTCCTTGACCAGCAGCACATCCTTCTCACTTTCCAACGGCAGGAGTTCCACACTTTCCGGATTTACCTTGGGCTTAAAGGAACCATCTAAATCGTACACATAGGCAATACCGCCGGACATGCCAGCGGCGAAGTTTCGTCCCGTGAGACCGAGGATAACCACGACACCGCCAGTCATGTATTCACATCCGTGATCGCCAACACCTTCCACCACGGCTGTGACACCAGAGTTCCGTACGCAGAAGCGTTCGGAAGCAATACCTCGGAAATAGGCGGTTCCCTCGGTGGCTCCATACAAGCAAACGTTGCCCACGATTACATTGAGATGTGATTCGAATGGAACCGTATCTTGTGGCATGATGACAACATTGCCACCGCAAAGACCCTTGCCCACATAATCGTTGGCATCGCCCTTCAATGTCACATTAACACCACGCGCCAGGAATGCGCAGAAGCTCTGACCAGCGGAACCCTCCAGGAAGATGTCGATGCTCTTGCCAGCGGGCAAACCAGCCTCTCCGTATTTGCTGTAGAGTACACCAAATTAGATTATGATCACCTTGTTAACAGACCTAATCCTACCATGCAATATGGTAGCTCAGAGTAGAACCAAAGGCTCGCTCCTCATTGTGGATGCGCATCTTGACGGTTACATTATCGTCTGCTCCACTGAATATTTGCTGAGCCTTGGCAATTAGTTCGTTGTCGGAACGCTTCTCCAGCTGGAAGTCCTGCTTTACGGAACCTCCAACGATGTTCGTGCCGGGACGCAGTTCCAAAGCTGGCTGCAGGAGCAACTTGAGGTCCAGGTTACTAGCCTTGGCATCGCGTTGACTGGCCACGCGCAATAGATCGGTGCGACCAATCAGATCCTGGAACTTTCGAATTCCCAATCCAGCCATGATTTTGCGAATCTATTTAAAAAAAGTCAAGTGATTAGTCTAATTTATAGAAGCTATGGGAAATAAAAGCTTACATCCTCGGCCAGCATGAAGAAGAAGTTGATAACATGCTCTGGTTTACCCGTGAACTTCTTGCGCAGCACCGGATCCTGGGTGGCAATGCCCACGGGGCATGTGTTCAAGTGACACTTGCGCATCATGGTGCAGCCTTCAAAGATTATTATGCTTACAATACAGCGTATAAAAGTAATGCACACAACATACCCATGACAATCAAGGGAGCAGTACTGAAACCAAACTCATCAGCACCCAGCAGTGCAGCCACCACCACATCGAATCCTGTGCGGAGCTGTCCATCGGCCTGAACAATCACACTGCGGAAGGTTCATCCAAACAAATCCAGATCCAGACCGTTTATAGTGGGAAGACACGACATAAAAAGGAAGGCAATGTTAGCAAATTCAGCCCCGGGTAGGAATCAATGTAATGAGAAGAAATTACGAATGGAGCACAGCGCGACGAACGTGATCGAGTGAGCGAgtgagtggagtggagtaGAGCGAGTGGACTGGAGTTTGGATTTGGACTGGATCGATCGAATCGTGTTTTACAGCTGTTTGGAAGCGGGTTTCTGTAGCTAGGATCTGGAGATCGGTTGAGTGATACTCATTACTTCAAAGGTCTCTGTCCAAAGAATGCGCTACTTCTTCATTTTGAATGGATCGATCTTTCACTGTATCCGTTTCCTCACACTGGATCATGTCCATGGGTTCGCAATTGAGACATCTTTCATTTGTCAGATTTCaaagaatttaaaattctCATTGAGCGCTCTTCCGCTGGACAAGATTCGCCTTCCCCAAGCGCCGTGTCATCGTCCTcctgcccaccgcccactggccACATGTACGAGGAGTTTCAATGGGGTTGTGTAGGGGGATCAGCCCAACTTTCCGATGATCAATGGATCTCTGCTTTTGGGAATACATGTTCTGAACAGGTTTTCCAACGCTGTCATCTGGATAACCAGGCACTTTCAGTAATGTATCGGTTCATGATTAGTAACAACAAGAGGAGAGAGCGGGAATGGCTCTGTGCCGGCTTCTCCTGGTCGGAAACTTACCGTGATCGTAGATTATTTAGCACCAGAACCTGATGCGTCTCGGCCACACCCAGCTCCCAGGGTAATCCTGCATTCTTGATGCCTGTCCAGGAGCTAGCTCCGGTACCACCATCATGTCCAGAGATTACAATGTGCTCGGCTTTGCCCTGTTGTAATAAGAAAATTCTTCAAGAGACTTATTACCTTTCTAATGCATTCCCAAACCTACCTTGGCAACACCGGAAGCGACGACACCAACGCCCACTTCGGACACCAGCTTCACACTGATGCGGGCATTCGGATTGGAGCATTTAAGATCATAGATCAGCTCAGCCAGATCCTCGATGGAGTAGATATCGTGATGAGGTGGAGGCGAGATTAAGCCCACTCCGGGTACGGACTTTCGGGTCTTGGCAATATCCTTGGTCACCTTGTAACCTGGCAGCTCGCCACCCTCACCCGGCTTGGCGCCCTGAGCCATTTTGATCTGCAGATCATCGGCATTAGCCAGGTAGGATGCGGTTACGCCAAAACGACCCGAAGCCACCTGCTTGATGGCCGAGCGACGACTGTTGTTTGGATCTTGGTCTGGATAgcaaatgataaataaatattgattagTTTACTAACCGATAGGGATAAACTTTGTGACTCACTTAAATAACGATCTGAGTCCTCGCCACCTTCACCAGTGTTGCTCTTGCCACCAATACGATTCATGGTGATCGAAAGTGTTTGATGAGCCTCCAGGGAGATGCTGCCAAAGCTCATGGCACCAGTGGCAAAGCTATAAgagttataaataaacaaagagtCTTTTAGATCAGTAAGTAAACATATAAACTTTAACCTACCGCTTGACAATCTCGCTAGCGGGCTCCACCTCGGAGATATCAATACTTTGCCGATCTGTAACAAACTCCAGCTGTCCGCGAAGAGCACACTTCTTCACACTATCCAGAGTGGTTTTCTTAAAGGCTTCAAATGCATCCAGATTCTTATTAACGGCCGCTTCCTGCAGGCTGCCAATGGAGGATGGCTCGTTAATGTGAGCCTCGCCACCGTGACGCCAGTGGTACTGGCCAGGATTCCGCAGGATGCGTGTGTCTGGCGTTGCCTTGCCATAGGTTAGTTGATAGCGTTGAAGGCCCTCCTTGGCCAGAATTTCCAGGGTGACTCCACCGATGCGACTTTGGGTGCCGCGGAAGCACTTGGCCACCAGGTCGGAACCCAATCCAACAGCCTCAAAGATCTGGGCGCTCTTGTAGGATTGCAAAGTGCTGAtgcccattttggccattacTTTTGCGATTCCCGTGTCAATAGCTTGGGCATAGGCGGCATAAATCTGCTTGTCGTTAACCTCAGGCGCAATTACTCCGTCATCACGCAGAGCCTGGGCCAATTCGAAAGCCAGATATGGACAAATGGCATCCGCTCCGTAGCCAAGGAGTACACAAATATGGTGAACTTCCCGGGCCTCAGCAGTTTCCACCACAATGCCCACCTTCATGCGCTGCAGTGTCTCAATCAGATGATGATGCAAGGCGCCGAGGGCCAAAAGGGCTGAGACTGCCACCTTACCATCGATTCCCGCTCCACGATCGGAGATCACCAACAACTGGTAGCCAGCTTGAGCTGCAGCATATCCTTCGCGGCAGACACGATCGATGGCGTCGATATAACCCTGAACGCCTTCGTTATACTGGAATGTTATGTCCAAGACCTTGGTCCGCCAGCCGCGGTGCGTATTCCGCTTGAGCAGCTGGGTATCTGGAATGCTCAGTATGGGATTGGTGAGCCAAATGCGATGCACCTGCTGAGCCGATGGCTGCAGAAGATTCGCCTCCGGACCGAGAGGACACTGCATCGACATGACCACCTTCTCGCGGAATGGATCGATGGGCGGATTGGTTACCTGGGCGAAGAGCTGCTTGAAGTACTCATACGGTATGGGCTGGAAGTTGGAGAGGCATGCCAGCGGGGCATCATTACCCATGGAGCCAAGGGCTTCCTTCctgtaaaacaataaatagatTATCTTTATGTTATTAATAATTACTCAAATTATCTAATTACTTGTTCTTGAACATGGGAATGAGCAGCATATTGACCGTTTCCGTGGAATAACCGAAAAGAGAGAGCCTGGGATCGAAGATGCCCCTCTGGGAGGCGGGCAACTTGGCCAGCTCATCAACGGGAGGAGTATTCAACACATTGGCGTTGCGAATCTCATCCAGGGTAATCTATTGCGATATAAATACAACTATTagtttttgcaaaatatttataattttatttaaatgcaacatGCAAAATGAAACGCAACGGGAAGGCAAAAACTAGGATCAACACTACTTTTGGGATGCCAAAGGACAAAGGATAGGATCTAGGGCTATCTGGGTTGGTTAACTCACCATCTGCATCAGTTCCACAACAAAAATACACATAGATTGAGATTAGGGGATAGCGTGAGAGAGAATGGACAAATTTAGACCaaagattattatttttattagttttccGATTGGGTGTCTGGAGATGagtttgtgtttttaaatGATTAGTGGAAATCGACCCTGTGAGCCTGATATGTGTATAGTAATATAGTATAGGTGGCTGGATTTGTGGGGCACAGATCTTGAAAGCTCCTTTAAAACTTAGAACATTTTCTAGTAACAATACCATGGATAAATATGCTCATAGCAAAATTGGATCAATGtatctttttgtatttttaaatttagggTAGAGTTACTGAAAACATTCTAACGATTCTAACTCCACCGAGTCTTTCCTCATACCACATGTGACGACCAAACCTTAACTCACCTTCTGCTGCAGCCACTCGGAATGAGGCCTAGACTTGGCAATCTTGGCCTTCAGTTCGATGTCCTGGATGAGCTTCTTCTCCTTGGTGTCCACCAGCAACATCCTGCCGGGCTTCAAGCGGCTCTTCAGGGTCACCTGCGATGGATCCACATCGTACACACCCACCTCAGAAGCCATGACCAGCACGTTCTCCTTGGTTACGTAGAAACGCGATGGACGCAGTCCATTACGATCCAAAACGGCGCCAATGTAGCGACCATCGGTGAAGCTAATAAGAGCCGGACCGTCCCAGGGTTCCATGACACAGGCTGCCCACTGGTAGAAGTCACGCTTCTCCTGCGGCATAGTCTTGTCATTCTGCCATGCCTCCGGCACCATGGTCATCACCGATTCCGGCAACGATCTGTCGCTGGCCATGGTGAGGAACTCCAGCACGCAATCGAAGCTGCCGGAATCCGAGAGATTCGGCTCCACCACTGGGTACAGTTTCTTCAGCTGATCCCCAAACAGATCCGACTGCATGACACCCTCGCGAGCCTTCATGAGGTTCACATTTCCCCGGAGCGTGTTGATCTCACCATTGTGGGCCAGGACGCGCAGAGGATGAGCCCTTTCCCAACTGGGAAAGGTGTTGGTGGAGAAACGAGTATGGACCAATGCCAAGTAGGTTTCGAACTCTGGATCCTTCAGGTCCGTGTAGTAATCCCACAGCTGGTCGGAAGTGAAGAGTCCCTTGTAGACCACTGTGCGGTCAGACAGGGAGCAGATGTAGAACCGTCGTCCCGGCTTGATCAACTCATGGCTGGCCCTCTTCCTTAGGACGAAAACCTGCCGTTCGAAGGCCTTCTCATCGCTTCCGGCGGGACGACGCACAAACACCTGACGGGACAGGGGCTCCGACTTGCGGGCCACCACGCCAATGGCTGACTGATTGGACGGCACAGTGCGCCAGGCAATCACCTCCAATCCAAGACTCTTGGCCAGATCATCGAACTCCTTCTCGGCAGCTGCATGCTGAGCCTCATCCAAGTAGAAAATGCCCGTGGCATAGTCACCCAACTCCGGCAAGGTTACACCCTGCTTGGCACTGCAAACGGAGAATACGTAAGGTTAGTTGAGTTTGAGGGATATAGTGAGTTAAATTTGTCATAACTTAGATAAcgttttatgattttaaaggAATTTCGCGCAATCAGACTACCGATTTGTCAACGTTTAAGCATTTTTCCATTGGATACATTCTGAGCTCCAATATTAATGCGCCATTAAATCGCAGTCATAGTCAGCTCTCCATTTGGCGCAAGTCAATCCAAGTCACCCAGTTCAGTTACTCAGTCATTCATTCATCGCGCCATTCCATTGAGTGCTGGTGACGAAACGAGTCCGCCACAAGTCGCACCTTATCAGCATCTTTCTATGGACAAGCTGTCGGCGATCCAGCCGTCACAACCTGATGGAACCAAACCCGTACCTCCCCCATTCCGTCCACCGGTGCGCATTATTCGCCTGTCCACCTGTTTTCGTTATTCAGGCATGCATGcgtacactgcgagaaagACGTATGAACACAATGTcatgtaataaaaactaattactcatatattttgatttcaacCCAACAAGCAACCTGAAAATGCAAAGTTTTTCCCCAAGTGCAATTGAGATTGAGCTGAGCTTATATGTTTGTACCTGAACCTCGTTCTTATTACGTCTCAGAATTCCGGTCGAACCGATGGACGGGGTACTGTTTAAGTGTTTTGCCATAATTTCGCAATTAGTCCAAGACTTGAAGCCGGTCCTTGAACTTGGCAATCACCGACTTGTTGCGTTGCTCTCAGATCGCAATCTTAAATGCTCTTGACCGTTTGCACGTGCGTGTCTAGAGTGAATTTCTTCCTTCTCGATTGGGGCATGCAAAGTATTTCACAATTTCTTGTCCAAAGCGAAAACCCGAATCGTCCAGAACACCCCGAAAATGCTCGGACATATCAATTAAACCCTAGGCTAGACACTAATTAAACTAGATTTATGGGACTGTCGTGCGACATTACGCGTTTTAATGACCCAACCAGTTGCGAAAATCCATCTGTCACCTCCTCctatttttgtatattatatatagtatatactcGGGTATCAGACGGCTGCTCTACTAATTACATAGCAAATAGTTGCAAATTCGCgccattaatttattttttttaatttatttgtgctttatcccttatatatatatgtacatttcattaaagctaatGGTATAATTAGGTATTTACAGTGTTTAGCTAAGGCTttcatctgaaatatttattaattatgtctagttgacctgtttttagttttttgtataacaatatttattatttattaaggaaaacaagggagaagaaaaaccttaattgacttacaactaacttaaaaaactaagacttgaaacaaaagattgttaatattgtattttttgttgaactttttgtacacctacttttatatgtaggtacttagtgtttgtgtaataaggtaagttcattattaattttaacagcttgttttggcatatttgaagttttttgatATGAGTTTGAGCACATCTACCCCAAACAGGTGACCCATACATTAATATtggattaaaaattgttttaaaaattatgatcttattggatattgataatttagaTTTACGATTTATTAGAGGGTAcagtgtgcaaataattttattaactttcataattgtgttgttgatgtggtatttaaatgttagttttttatcaaaaattatacccAAATATCGAATGTTGTCAACCCATTGTATTGGAGAGTCTAGTATTCGCAACTGTCTATCAGGAAGATAACGaggtttccttctttttgtaaaaaatatagcattcgttttattagggttaattttaattttccattttttgtaatatatgtCTAATTCATTTAAGTAACTCTGCATGGATTGATTTATCTCGCTGTACGAGAAACCAGCACTGTAGACAGCGGCGTCGTCAGCAAACAGTGAAAGTACACAGTTTGTAGCTTGTGGAATATcgtgtgtaaaaatattaaacaatgtaGGTCCTAAGACAGAACCCTGTGGCACacctgcatttaaaattcgtcTAGCAGATTGACTACTGTCCAAATTAACGCTAAAGTATCGATGTgtc
It contains:
- the LOC6738386 gene encoding glutamate synthase [NADH], amyloplastic isoform X2 yields the protein MAPTITDNCEFECATVEATTTTTSAITIGDSDHFDSSAIGSSGDNFEESNELHLNGQQDQDVQEEEQQQQQQQMPWEAPGKQGLYDPQNEHEACGVGFIVAIDGKRSHKILRDAQTLSERMNHRGACACDNDTGDGAGVLASIPHGLYSKALAKQGVTLPELGDYATGIFYLDEAQHAAAEKEFDDLAKSLGLEVIAWRTVPSNQSAIGVVARKSEPLSRQVFVRRPAGSDEKAFERQVFVLRKRASHELIKPGRRFYICSLSDRTVVYKGLFTSDQLWDYYTDLKDPEFETYLALVHTRFSTNTFPSWERAHPLRVLAHNGEINTLRGNVNLMKAREGVMQSDLFGDQLKKLYPVVEPNLSDSGSFDCVLEFLTMASDRSLPESVMTMVPEAWQNDKTMPQEKRDFYQWAACVMEPWDGPALISFTDGRYIGAVLDRNGLRPSRFYVTKENVLVMASEVGVYDVDPSQVTLKSRLKPGRMLLVDTKEKKLIQDIELKAKIAKSRPHSEWLQQKITLDEIRNANVLNTPPVDELAKLPASQRGIFDPRLSLFGYSTETVNMLLIPMFKNKKEALGSMGNDAPLACLSNFQPIPYEYFKQLFAQVTNPPIDPFREKVVMSMQCPLGPEANLLQPSAQQVHRIWLTNPILSIPDTQLLKRNTHRGWRTKVLDITFQYNEGVQGYIDAIDRVCREGYAAAQAGYQLLVISDRGAGIDGKVAVSALLALGALHHHLIETLQRMKVGIVVETAEAREVHHICVLLGYGADAICPYLAFELAQALRDDGVIAPEVNDKQIYAAYAQAIDTGIAKVMAKMGISTLQSYKSAQIFEAVGLGSDLVAKCFRGTQSRIGGVTLEILAKEGLQRYQLTYGKATPDTRILRNPGQYHWRHGGEAHINEPSSIGSLQEAAVNKNLDAFEAFKKTTLDSVKKCALRGQLEFVTDRQSIDISEVEPASEIVKRFATGAMSFGSISLEAHQTLSITMNRIGGKSNTGEGGEDSDRYLNQDPNNSRRSAIKQVASGRFGVTASYLANADDLQIKMAQGAKPGEGGELPGYKVTKDIAKTRKSVPGVGLISPPPHHDIYSIEDLAELIYDLKCSNPNARISVKLVSEVGVGVVASGVAKGKAEHIVISGHDGGTGASSWTGIKNAGLPWELGVAETHQVLVLNNLRSRVIVQADGQLRTGFDVVVAALLGADEFGFSTAPLIVMGCTMMRKCHLNTCPVGIATQDPVLRKKFTGKPEHVINFFFMLAEDIRKIMAGLGIRKFQDLIGRTDLLRVASQRDAKASNLDLKLLLQPALELRPGTNIVGGSVKQDFQLEKRSDNELIAKAQQIFSGADDNVTVKMRIHNEERAFGSTLSYHIACKYGEAGLPAGKSIDIFLEGSAGQSFCAFLARGVNVTLKGDANDYVGKGLCGGNVVIMPQDTVPFESHLNVIVGNVCLYGATEGTAYFRGIASERFCVRNSGVTAVVEGVGDHGCEYMTGGVVVILGLTGRNFAAGMSGGIAYVYDLDGSFKPKVNPESVELLPLESEKDVLLVKELLADFLEKTGSKVAKELLDNWAEAQGKFVKVFPYEYQKALKDMAEQQAVEQPLKSAIENGNGKHEPHIKDIEEAIQDVVLEQKRADRVLDKTRGFVKYKRESAPYRDAGERQKDWDEVYNFPHVRKNLKVQAARCMECGVPFCQSNSTGCPLGNIIPKWNDLVFHGEWQEALRQLLQTNNFPEFTGRVCPAPCEGSCVLGISEPAVTIKNIECAIIDHAFEQGWIKPEIPEVRTGKRVAIVGSGPSGLAASQQLNRAGHFVTVFERNDRVGGLLQYGIPTMKLSKEVVKRRVDLMADEGIEFRTNVHVGKDLKAEQLLQEYDAVLLTTGSTWPRDLPLANRDLKGIHFAMEFLEAQQKKQLGGKNDIISAAGKNVIIIGGGDTGCDCIATSLRQGAKSITTFEILPEPPQKRAEDNPWPQWPKVFRVDYGHEEVKLKWGKDPRQYCTTTKEFVGENGAIKGVNTVEVEWTKTETGQWRMQEVAGSEKYFPADLILLAMGFLGPEKTVPSELGLELDPRGNIKASNGQYGTSNSKVFAAGDCRRGQSLVVWAITEGRQAARQVDSYLTGRPSGLPGPGGVIGTS
- the LOC6738386 gene encoding glutamate synthase 1 [NADH], chloroplastic isoform X3 encodes the protein MAPTITDNCEFECATVEATTTTTSAITIGDSDHFDSSAIGSSGDNFEESNELHLNGQQDQDVQEEEQQQQQQQMPWEAPGKQGLYDPQNEHEACGVGFIVAIDGKRSHKILRDAQTLSERMNHRGACACDNDTGDGAGVLASIPHGLYSKALAKQGVTLPELGDYATGIFYLDEAQHAAAEKEFDDLAKSLGLEVIAWRTVPSNQSAIGVVARKSEPLSRQVFVRRPAGSDEKAFERQVFVLRKRASHELIKPGRRFYICSLSDRTVVYKGLFTSDQLWDYYTDLKDPEFETYLALVHTRFSTNTFPSWERAHPLRVLAHNGEINTLRGNVNLMKAREGVMQSDLFGDQLKKLYPVVEPNLSDSGSFDCVLEFLTMASDRSLPESVMTMVPEAWQNDKTMPQEKRDFYQWAACVMEPWDGPALISFTDGRYIGAVLDRNGLRPSRFYVTKENVLVMASEVGVYDVDPSQVTLKSRLKPGRMLLVDTKEKKLIQDIELKAKIAKSRPHSEWLQQKITLDEIRNANVLNTPPVDELAKLPASQRGIFDPRLSLFGYSTETVNMLLIPMFKNKKEALGSMGNDAPLACLSNFQPIPYEYFKQLFAQVTNPPIDPFREKVVMSMQCPLGPEANLLQPSAQQVHRIWLTNPILSIPDTQLLKRNTHRGWRTKVLDITFQYNEGVQGYIDAIDRVCREGYAAAQAGYQLLVISDRGAGIDGKVAVSALLALGALHHHLIETLQRMKVGIVVETAEAREVHHICVLLGYGADAICPYLAFELAQALRDDGVIAPEVNDKQIYAAYAQAIDTGIAKVMAKMGISTLQSYKSAQIFEAVGLGSDLVAKCFRGTQSRIGGVTLEILAKEGLQRYQLTYGKATPDTRILRNPGQYHWRHGGEAHINEPSSIGSLQEAAVNKNLDAFEAFKKTTLDSVKKCALRGQLEFVTDRQSIDISEVEPASEIVKRFATGAMSFGSISLEAHQTLSITMNRIGGKSNTGEGGEDSDRYLNQDPNNSRRSAIKQVASGRFGVTASYLANADDLQIKMAQGAKPGEGGELPGYKVTKDIAKTRKSVPGVGLISPPPHHDIYSIEDLAELIYDLKCSNPNARISVKLVSEVGVGVVASGVAKGKAEHIVISGHDGGTGASSWTGIKNAGLPWELGVAETHQVLVLNNLRSR